A stretch of the Malassezia restricta mitochondrion, complete genome genome encodes the following:
- the nad4 gene encoding NADH dehydrogenase subunit 4, protein MILLTLILIPLFGVAIIAPSYQTHQHLPILQNQSHVDPDTKIKYIALTVSIIAFLYSLILLVLFDPSTPDYQFTFHLLTSKSFSSDFQMGVDGISIYFVILTTFLFPISFLASWKISSSTTLGGNKYNVKFYLCTMLLLETLLILLFVVTDIMLFYIFFESVLIPLFLIVGIWGSSANRIRAAFLLFLFTLAGSLFMLLSILAIYYNVGSTDFQLIQQFHFDPSVQKLLWIGVFISMAIKFPLWPLYSWLYRAHAEAPIAGSILLAGIVLKMATYGSLRLLLQFLPDASYYFSPLVQTMAIMSIIYASLATLRQTDFKALVAYSSIGHMGIIALGLFSNTIQGIEGSIVLSIAHGFVSPALFILVGAVLYDRFHTRTIRYYRGVVTYMPIFSVFFFLFTIFNAGIPLSANWVGELLCLIGTFQFNPIVAVLAASGIVLSAAYSIWLYNRISFGTYSQYLNFTKDINRREFHLILPLLFLTILVGILPNTILDNIDVSVTTLLYQV, encoded by the coding sequence ATGATCCTTCTTACTCTTATTCTTATTCCTCTATTTGGTGTTGCTATTATTGCTCCATCTTATCAAACTCATCAACATCTTCCTATTCTTCAAAATCAAAGTCATGTTGATCCGGATACAAAAATCAAATATATTGCTCTTACTGTTTCTATTATTGCATTTCTATATTCTCTTATCCTTCTTGTTCTATTTGATCCTTCTACTCCGGATTATCAATTTACTTTCCATCTACTTACATCTAAATCATTCTCTTCTGATTTTCAAATGGGTGTTGATGGTATTTCTATTTATTTCGTAATTCTTACTACTTTCCTATTTCCTATTTCTTTCCTTGCTAGTTGGAAAATCTCTTCTTCTACTACTCTTGGAGGTAACAAATACAATGTGAAGTTTTATCTATGTACTATGCTTCTTCTTGAAACTCTTCTTATTCTTCTATTTGTTGTTACTGATATTATGCTATTTTATATCTTCTTCGAGAGTGTTCTTATCCCTCTTTTCCTTATTGTTGGTATTTGGGGTAGTAGTGCTAACCGAATCCGAGCCGCTTTCCTTCTATTCCTATTTACTCTTGCTGGTTCTCTATTTATGCTACTTTCTATCCTAGCTATTTATTATAATGTTGGATCTACTGATTTCCAACTTATCCAACAATTCCATTTCGATCCTTCTGTACAAAAACTTCTATGGATTGGTGTATTTATTAGTATGGCTATTAAATTCCCACTTTGGCCTCTTTATTCTTGGCTATATCGAGCCCATGCTGAAGCTCCTATTGCTGGTAGTATTCTACTAGCTGGTATTGTTCTTAAGATGGCTACATATGGTAGTCTACGTCTTCTACTACAATTCCTTCCTGATGCTTCATATTACTTCAGTCCTCTTGTACAAACTATGGCTATTATGAGTATTATTTATGCTAGTCTTGCTACTCTTCGACAAACTGATTTCAAGGCTCTTGTTGCATATTCAAGTATTGGGCATATGGGTATTATTGCTCTTGGACTATTCTCTAATACTATCCAAGGTATTGAAGGTTCTATTGTTCTTTCTATTGCCCATGGATTCGTTAGTCCTGCACTTTTCATTCTTGTTGGTGCTGTTCTTTATGATCGATTCCATACTCGTACTATTCGATACTATCGAGGTGTTGTTACATATATGCCTATTTTCTCTGTATTCTTCTTCCTATTTACTATTTTCAATGCTGGTATCCCTCTTAGTGCTAATTGGGTTGGTGAACTACTTTGTCTTATTGGTACATTCCAATTTAACCCTATCGTTGCTGTTCTCGCTGCTTCTGGTATTGTTCTTAGTGCTGCTTATTCTATCTGGCTTTATAACCGTATCTCATTTGGTACATATAGTCAATACCTTAACTTTACTAAAGATATCAACCGACGAGAATTCCACCTTATCCTTCCTCTTCTATTCCTTACTATCCTTGTTGGTATTCTTCCTAATACTATCCTTGATAATATTGATGTATCTGTTACAACACTACT